One Gloeothece verrucosa PCC 7822 DNA window includes the following coding sequences:
- a CDS encoding REP-associated tyrosine transposase produces the protein MPNYRRPHVSGGTYFITQVTYQRNAWLCSGIARKALREAIEKVRKKYFFSIDAFVLLPDHFHCLWTLPPDDSDLSVRLRLIKTYVTKHYGQELGVNGEVSRSRQKRGEKHLWQRRFWEHLIRDERDFIQHCDYIHDNPVRHGFCKNPQDWQYSSIHRFIALGIYPQDWGSDGTSEKPQGSWDD, from the coding sequence ATGCCTAATTATCGCAGACCTCATGTTTCAGGGGGAACTTATTTTATAACACAGGTTACTTATCAAAGAAATGCTTGGCTTTGTAGCGGCATAGCTAGAAAAGCTCTCAGAGAAGCGATTGAAAAAGTAAGGAAAAAATATTTCTTTTCGATTGATGCTTTTGTTTTATTACCCGATCATTTTCATTGTTTGTGGACTTTACCCCCGGATGATTCAGATTTATCAGTGAGATTGCGATTAATAAAAACCTATGTTACCAAACATTACGGGCAAGAATTAGGGGTTAATGGAGAGGTTTCTCGGTCACGACAAAAGCGAGGAGAAAAACATCTTTGGCAACGTCGATTTTGGGAGCATTTAATCCGAGATGAACGGGATTTTATTCAACATTGTGATTATATTCATGATAATCCTGTGCGGCATGGATTCTGTAAAAATCCCCAAGATTGGCAGTATTCTAGTATTCATCGGTTTATTGCTTTAGGGATTTATCCCCAAGATTGGGGAAGCGATGGCACATCAGAAAAGCCGCAAGGTTCTTGGGATGATTAA
- a CDS encoding DUF1176 domain-containing protein, whose protein sequence is MFNFQKSFLILVLLLILPSCSNKEGLKKDSSLLNYSDQSDKELIEAQKSNPKLLQEVNKALKKVNACDGQIDVSVSEQNSSIYPINKKQYLVEFLCFLGAYQGNYEYYLYENLASKPNIKPLSLPVFEVDQAGQVTRSDSRSIGGIPDYNSVQQTLTVVTKYRGLGDCGSLAKYKWQQKEFKILEYRVKASCDGKYLEPEQYSRVYP, encoded by the coding sequence ATGTTTAATTTTCAAAAGAGTTTCTTGATTTTAGTGCTTTTATTGATACTTCCAAGCTGTTCTAATAAAGAAGGATTAAAAAAAGACTCGTCGTTATTAAATTATTCAGATCAGTCAGATAAAGAATTAATAGAAGCTCAAAAGTCTAATCCGAAACTGTTACAAGAGGTTAATAAAGCTCTAAAAAAAGTCAATGCTTGTGATGGACAAATAGATGTTTCTGTTTCTGAGCAAAATTCTTCTATTTATCCTATTAATAAAAAACAATATTTAGTAGAGTTTCTCTGTTTTTTGGGTGCTTATCAAGGGAATTATGAATATTATTTATATGAAAATTTGGCTTCAAAACCTAATATTAAACCTCTAAGTTTACCGGTTTTTGAAGTAGATCAAGCCGGACAAGTGACTAGAAGTGATAGCCGCTCTATAGGCGGCATACCTGATTATAATTCTGTACAACAAACTTTAACAGTTGTAACTAAGTATCGAGGGTTAGGAGATTGTGGTTCATTGGCGAAATATAAATGGCAACAAAAGGAGTTTAAAATTCTTGAGTATCGAGTGAAAGCGAGTTGTGATGGAAAATATTTAGAACCTGAACAGTATTCTCGAGTTTATCCTTGA
- a CDS encoding leucine-rich repeat domain-containing protein, producing MQWQRVNKWRKLVKFIFWSLSGFLMILAFSAFPFLYASNSFTYMCLNREHLPLEQQHTIEVLLSKTVTSNCAGASWQLGEMRELNLMGTELVDLTPLSSFNHLENLTLANNLISDLTPLAALTGLKSLELSNNPISDLTPLSSLGNLKTLSLWNNGLTNLAPLSALTGLNRLYLAQNSLTDLSPLSSLSNLNYLLLDQNKIRDITPLSSLKNLKGISLSNNLIKNLNSLSSLTQLKVLIGERNNIRDLSPLSLLNELNLVILNQNKIDDLTPLSSLKKLTVLYLNSNKIRDVSPLAEIEQLQQIGLADNPIKDVNVLSSLENLTKINLSNNSQLIASICPVHPETICQF from the coding sequence ATGCAATGGCAGAGAGTGAATAAATGGCGAAAGCTAGTTAAGTTTATTTTTTGGAGTCTATCTGGATTCTTGATGATTCTGGCTTTTTCGGCTTTCCCGTTTCTGTATGCCTCTAATTCTTTTACCTATATGTGTCTCAATCGAGAGCATCTGCCTTTAGAACAACAGCATACCATTGAGGTATTGCTCTCTAAAACGGTGACCTCCAACTGTGCAGGGGCATCTTGGCAGTTAGGGGAGATGAGAGAGCTTAATTTGATGGGCACTGAGCTTGTAGATTTAACGCCTCTGTCTTCTTTTAATCATTTAGAAAACTTAACTCTAGCTAATAATTTAATCAGCGATCTGACCCCTTTAGCCGCTTTGACTGGTTTAAAGAGCCTTGAGCTTTCTAATAACCCAATTAGCGACCTAACTCCTTTGTCTTCTTTAGGGAATTTAAAGACTCTTTCGCTTTGGAATAATGGCCTTACTAATCTGGCTCCTCTATCTGCTTTAACTGGATTGAATCGTCTTTATTTAGCTCAAAATTCGCTCACGGATCTTTCCCCTTTGTCCTCTTTATCTAATTTAAATTATCTGCTTTTAGATCAGAACAAAATTAGGGATATCACGCCTTTATCTTCTTTAAAAAATCTCAAAGGAATTTCTTTATCTAATAATCTCATTAAAAATTTAAATTCTTTATCTTCTTTAACTCAGTTAAAAGTTTTAATTGGAGAGAGAAATAATATCAGAGATTTATCACCTCTTTCACTTCTAAATGAGTTAAATCTGGTCATACTTAACCAAAATAAAATTGATGATTTAACTCCTTTATCTTCTCTAAAAAAATTAACTGTACTCTATTTAAATTCTAATAAGATTAGGGATGTAAGTCCTCTGGCAGAGATTGAACAATTACAACAAATAGGGCTGGCTGATAATCCCATTAAAGATGTGAATGTTTTATCGTCTCTTGAGAATTTAACCAAGATTAATTTATCTAATAATTCTCAATTAATTGCCTCAATTTGTCCGGTTCATCCTGAGACAATTTGTCAATTTTAA
- the larC gene encoding nickel pincer cofactor biosynthesis protein LarC yields MKKLAYLECPTGIAGDMCLGAIVDLGLPIEYLNEQLKGLRIHSEYRLWAQKVHRKGQEATKVHVDLTGESDRGTVDHHDHNHHSHHPPARHLPEIEQLILNASLPPKAEEWSLAVFRQLALAEGAVHGIEPQKVHFHEVGATDAIVDIVGTCLGLDWLGIDQLYCSAMPTGGGTVKAAHGRLPVPVPAVLKLWELRQVPIYSNGIDKELVTPTGAAIATTLATGFGSPPAMTLQKVGNGAGTADLPIPNLLRLWLGESHDPVIEEAFPTEKISVLETQIDDLSPQAIGYVFECLFEAGAVDVFTSAIGMKKSRPGILLTVICPPAQVSACQRVIFRETTTLGIRQLTQERSILQREIYWVQTAYGKVRVKVASQGMGEHQEIINVQPEYEDCALLARKHGIPWRIIHQMALSSWK; encoded by the coding sequence ATGAAAAAGTTAGCCTATTTAGAATGTCCTACCGGTATCGCCGGTGATATGTGTCTCGGTGCAATAGTTGATTTAGGTTTACCCATAGAATACCTCAATGAACAGCTTAAAGGTTTAAGAATTCATTCAGAGTATCGCTTATGGGCCCAAAAAGTCCACCGTAAAGGACAAGAAGCAACAAAGGTTCATGTAGATTTAACGGGCGAGTCGGATCGCGGAACCGTTGATCATCATGACCATAACCATCATAGCCATCATCCCCCGGCACGACATTTACCAGAAATTGAACAATTAATTCTTAATGCTTCTTTACCCCCAAAGGCCGAAGAATGGAGTTTAGCCGTGTTTCGTCAATTAGCACTCGCCGAAGGGGCCGTTCATGGTATTGAGCCGCAAAAAGTCCATTTTCATGAAGTGGGAGCCACCGATGCCATTGTCGATATTGTGGGGACTTGTTTGGGTTTAGATTGGTTAGGTATAGACCAATTATACTGCTCTGCTATGCCTACCGGTGGAGGAACGGTTAAGGCGGCTCATGGTCGTTTACCGGTTCCGGTACCCGCCGTTTTAAAATTATGGGAGTTGCGGCAAGTACCGATTTATTCTAATGGGATAGATAAAGAGTTAGTGACTCCTACAGGTGCAGCGATCGCCACTACTCTCGCTACAGGTTTTGGTTCACCGCCGGCGATGACATTGCAAAAAGTCGGTAACGGAGCCGGAACAGCCGATCTACCTATCCCTAATTTACTCAGATTATGGCTTGGAGAGAGTCATGATCCGGTGATCGAAGAAGCTTTCCCAACCGAGAAGATTTCAGTCTTAGAAACCCAAATTGATGACTTGAGTCCTCAAGCTATAGGCTATGTATTTGAGTGTTTATTTGAAGCGGGAGCGGTGGATGTTTTTACCAGTGCCATCGGCATGAAAAAATCTCGTCCGGGTATTCTTTTAACGGTTATCTGTCCTCCGGCTCAAGTGAGTGCTTGTCAAAGGGTGATTTTCCGAGAAACCACTACGCTCGGGATTCGTCAGCTAACTCAAGAACGCAGTATTTTACAACGGGAGATTTACTGGGTGCAAACCGCTTATGGAAAGGTTAGAGTTAAGGTAGCTAGTCAAGGTATGGGAGAACATCAAGAGATTATCAATGTTCAACCTGAATATGAGGACTGCGCTCTCTTAGCCCGTAAACATGGTATCCCTTGGCGCATTATTCATCAAATGGCACTGTCGAGTTGGAAATGA
- a CDS encoding L-threonylcarbamoyladenylate synthase: MATLYSIHPQTPQKRQIDQIVDALKRGAIMLYPTDTVYAIGCDMNTKSAVERVRKLKQLSNDKPLTFLSSSLSNISEYAVVTDQAYRIMKRLIPGPYTFLLPATKLVPKLVMSPKRKTTGIRVPDNEVCQAILQTLGNPIISTSAHLPDDDGDFPTLGLEKARLFDSMDSLVDIIIDTGVNPGFEVSTILDLTQDEPVIVREGLGWEQLQNWIAVMS; this comes from the coding sequence ATGGCTACTTTATACTCAATTCATCCTCAAACCCCACAAAAACGTCAGATTGATCAAATTGTTGATGCTCTTAAAAGGGGGGCTATCATGTTATATCCCACAGATACAGTTTATGCCATTGGCTGTGATATGAATACTAAATCCGCCGTCGAACGGGTTAGAAAACTCAAACAGCTATCTAATGATAAACCCCTCACTTTTTTATCTTCGTCTCTGTCGAATATTTCAGAATATGCTGTAGTAACAGATCAAGCATATCGAATTATGAAGCGCTTGATACCAGGTCCTTACACTTTTTTGTTACCGGCAACTAAATTAGTCCCTAAATTGGTGATGAGTCCAAAACGAAAGACCACAGGCATAAGAGTACCAGATAACGAGGTATGTCAGGCTATCTTACAAACCCTAGGGAATCCCATTATTTCTACATCGGCTCATTTACCGGATGATGACGGAGATTTTCCCACACTTGGCTTAGAAAAAGCCAGATTATTTGATAGTATGGATAGTCTAGTCGATATTATCATTGATACAGGCGTTAATCCCGGTTTTGAAGTATCCACCATTCTTGACCTGACACAAGATGAGCCGGTCATTGTTAGAGAGGGGTTAGGATGGGAACAATTGCAGAATTGGATTGCGGTGATGAGTTAG
- a CDS encoding pentapeptide repeat-containing protein, translated as MVEKSGITPKKSQSILQKEIKVNVKSLVFSLGKASINLGFGKWDDLTESGLEILESLGLEKTPEEIAGLLLIRSLMHGIQDLLKEHQDLLNKKPDKDNLKKFFSSLESSLNDHELIIDHNFFEHPQNFPLLEKALNSFAQWLEEFVDKKVDTENISRRLPTYFIFALNKEWLEHSQDYAILKEELDTPFTQATKREQGWLKYRAWLQKQVDEPVFLETFSLKQVYVPLRGYYEQEEKDNNSLKTSITEREELDLRGNTSIAKDKDRKINRRIIDVSEELEKWLEEGNKDDAIRLISGSPGSGKSSFTKMFAAQQAEKGNIQVLYVPLHRFRLSDDLIKAVGDFVQFDGFLYDNPLQPDNEGLRLLIIFDGLDELSMQGKFAENLARDFIDEVKTTVNNFNYHKTRLQILISGREVVIQANHSKLRKRPQLLYLFSYFIPEHERENKNYIDDKNLIAEDQRQYWWQLYGKAKGKEYQGLPLDLDQDNLTEITAQPLLNYLIALSYERQKIIFNEETNLNEIYADLLYAVYERGYEKHEYPVTKGIKKEEFIGVLEEIALACWHGDGRTTTVNEIQNHCNNSGVQEILNRFQADLQEDCKASITRLLTAFYFRESGELRGSDKTFEFTHKSFGEYLTARRIVREVQDIDEELDAREKNYRKGYDKREALVKWAILSGPSAINRYLFEFLKDEIRLQDLETVKKWQQMLCHLIEFMLIYGMPMEKIDPRPNFQEEMRQARNAEEALLVVLNACARRTEELSNINWPSPSAFGQWIYRLQIKEYQKIQEDTITRKCLSFLNLQNCVLMDLDLECTNLIRVNLSHSTLVSVKFNCANLQKVNFSESKIMATEFKGANLSESYFENTYFTEAFLSSDETYQDIIFLNDFTEANLTNSNFKNAYLEGLLFFEADMTNANLSGVNFTNGSIKSADLTGANLTNANFTDVNFEDTDLTDADLTGTEFTEVNLDEAIFDNTINEEE; from the coding sequence ATGGTTGAAAAATCAGGGATTACGCCTAAAAAATCACAATCTATTTTGCAAAAGGAGATTAAAGTTAATGTTAAGAGTTTAGTGTTTTCACTAGGAAAAGCAAGTATTAATTTAGGGTTTGGAAAATGGGATGATCTTACTGAAAGTGGGCTAGAAATTTTAGAATCACTGGGACTTGAAAAAACGCCCGAAGAAATTGCGGGTTTATTGCTCATTCGCTCACTAATGCACGGGATACAAGATTTATTAAAAGAACATCAAGATTTATTGAATAAGAAGCCGGATAAGGATAACCTAAAAAAATTCTTTTCAAGTTTAGAGTCATCTTTAAATGATCATGAATTAATTATCGATCACAACTTTTTTGAACATCCTCAAAACTTCCCTCTGTTAGAAAAAGCTCTAAATAGTTTTGCTCAGTGGTTGGAGGAATTTGTTGATAAAAAGGTTGACACAGAAAATATTAGTCGTCGTCTTCCTACTTATTTTATTTTTGCTTTAAATAAAGAATGGCTAGAACATTCTCAAGATTATGCCATTCTCAAAGAAGAATTAGATACACCTTTCACTCAAGCTACAAAACGAGAACAAGGATGGTTAAAATATCGTGCTTGGTTGCAAAAACAAGTTGATGAACCCGTCTTTCTCGAAACATTTAGCTTAAAACAGGTTTATGTTCCCTTGCGAGGCTATTATGAGCAAGAAGAAAAAGATAATAATTCTCTCAAAACTTCTATTACTGAAAGAGAAGAACTTGATTTAAGAGGCAATACTTCAATTGCAAAAGATAAAGATAGAAAAATAAACCGTAGAATTATTGATGTTAGTGAAGAATTAGAAAAATGGTTAGAAGAAGGTAATAAAGATGATGCTATTCGTTTAATTAGTGGCAGTCCGGGAAGTGGAAAATCTTCTTTTACCAAAATGTTTGCGGCACAGCAAGCAGAAAAAGGAAATATACAAGTTTTATATGTTCCTTTGCATCGGTTTAGGCTTTCTGATGATTTAATTAAAGCGGTTGGGGACTTTGTTCAGTTTGACGGTTTTTTATATGATAATCCTCTACAGCCAGATAATGAAGGGTTACGGTTACTAATTATTTTTGATGGCTTAGATGAACTTTCGATGCAAGGGAAATTTGCTGAAAATTTGGCAAGAGATTTTATTGATGAAGTGAAAACAACAGTCAATAACTTTAATTATCATAAAACCCGATTACAGATTTTAATAAGTGGGCGAGAAGTGGTTATACAAGCTAATCATAGCAAACTCAGAAAAAGGCCTCAATTGCTGTATCTATTTTCTTATTTTATCCCAGAACATGAAAGAGAGAATAAAAACTATATAGATGATAAAAATTTGATAGCTGAGGATCAACGTCAGTATTGGTGGCAATTGTATGGCAAAGCCAAAGGAAAAGAATATCAAGGACTTCCATTAGATCTAGATCAAGATAATCTAACAGAAATAACAGCCCAACCTTTACTCAATTATTTAATTGCCCTCAGTTATGAACGCCAAAAAATTATATTTAATGAAGAAACAAACTTAAATGAAATTTATGCTGATTTATTATATGCGGTTTATGAAAGAGGTTATGAAAAACATGAATATCCGGTAACAAAAGGTATTAAAAAAGAAGAATTTATCGGAGTTTTAGAAGAAATTGCCCTCGCTTGTTGGCATGGAGATGGGCGAACCACAACAGTTAATGAAATACAAAACCATTGCAATAATAGTGGAGTTCAAGAAATATTAAATCGTTTTCAAGCGGATTTACAAGAAGATTGTAAAGCGAGTATTACTCGGCTTTTAACAGCCTTTTATTTTCGGGAAAGCGGAGAATTAAGAGGAAGTGATAAGACCTTTGAATTTACTCATAAAAGCTTTGGAGAATATTTAACTGCTAGACGTATTGTAAGGGAAGTTCAAGATATTGATGAAGAGTTAGACGCAAGAGAAAAGAACTATCGCAAGGGATACGATAAAAGAGAAGCTTTAGTAAAATGGGCTATCTTATCTGGACCATCAGCAATAAATAGATATTTATTTGAATTTTTAAAAGATGAAATTCGCTTACAAGATTTAGAAACAGTCAAAAAATGGCAACAAATGTTATGCCACCTCATAGAATTTATGTTAATCTATGGAATGCCAATGGAAAAAATAGACCCTCGCCCTAATTTTCAAGAAGAAATGCGACAAGCAAGGAATGCAGAAGAAGCTTTATTAGTAGTGTTAAATGCTTGTGCGAGGAGAACAGAAGAATTATCAAATATTAATTGGCCTTCTCCTAGTGCTTTTGGGCAATGGATTTATAGATTACAAATAAAAGAATATCAAAAAATTCAAGAAGATACAATAACTCGTAAGTGTTTGAGTTTTTTAAATTTACAAAATTGTGTTCTTATGGATTTAGATCTTGAATGTACAAATTTAATAAGAGTAAATTTATCTCATTCTACTCTTGTTTCTGTAAAATTTAACTGCGCCAATCTACAAAAAGTAAATTTTTCCGAATCAAAAATTATGGCAACAGAATTTAAAGGAGCAAATTTAAGCGAATCCTATTTTGAAAATACATATTTTACAGAAGCCTTTTTAAGCTCTGATGAAACTTATCAAGATATAATTTTTCTGAATGATTTTACAGAAGCAAATTTGACAAACTCTAATTTTAAAAATGCTTATTTGGAAGGTCTACTTTTTTTTGAAGCTGACATGACTAATGCTAATCTTTCAGGTGTGAATTTTACCAATGGAAGTATTAAAAGTGCAGATCTTACCGGTGCTAATCTTACTAATGCTAATTTTACAGACGTAAATTTTGAAGATACAGATCTTACTGATGCAGATCTTACAGGAACAGAGTTTACAGAAGTAAATTTAGATGAAGCTATTTTTGATAACACAATCAATGAAGAAGAATAA
- a CDS encoding LysR family transcriptional regulator, translated as MDKFESIKAFTQVIKAGGFAAAAREMNLSRSMVNKLVINLENELGVQLLQRTTRQVTPTATGLAFYERCLSILAELEEAELAVSQLQREPKGILKINAPMSFGTLHLAPAIADFMLQYPDLQVQLTLEDRFIDPIAEGFDVTVRICKPFQAAGLIVHPLVGVKQVLCAAPSYFDKRGIPKHPKELGEHSCLHYGYLAAGNQWKLFGPKGECTVNINGVLCSNNGEALCSAALKGLGIVLLPTFIIGDELKTGSLVQVLPDYFGLELFVYVIYPTNRHLSIKIQLFTEFVKGVFGEQSCWGFDVV; from the coding sequence ATGGATAAATTTGAAAGTATAAAAGCCTTTACACAAGTCATTAAGGCAGGAGGATTTGCCGCCGCCGCGCGGGAAATGAATTTATCTCGCTCAATGGTGAATAAGTTGGTGATTAATTTAGAAAATGAGCTAGGAGTGCAACTCTTACAGCGCACTACTCGGCAAGTCACGCCAACTGCTACCGGTTTGGCGTTTTATGAGCGTTGCCTGAGTATTTTGGCGGAATTGGAAGAGGCAGAGTTGGCGGTTTCTCAACTTCAGAGAGAACCTAAAGGAATACTGAAAATTAATGCACCGATGTCTTTTGGTACGTTGCATTTAGCACCGGCGATCGCTGATTTTATGTTGCAATATCCCGACTTACAGGTACAACTGACGTTAGAGGATCGTTTTATTGATCCGATTGCTGAAGGGTTTGATGTTACCGTTAGAATCTGTAAACCGTTTCAGGCAGCAGGGTTAATTGTTCATCCTTTGGTTGGGGTTAAACAGGTTCTCTGTGCTGCACCGAGTTATTTCGATAAGCGGGGTATTCCCAAGCATCCAAAGGAATTAGGGGAGCATTCTTGTTTGCATTATGGCTATTTGGCGGCTGGTAATCAATGGAAATTATTCGGGCCTAAGGGAGAGTGTACAGTTAATATTAATGGGGTTCTCTGTTCTAATAATGGAGAGGCGCTATGTAGTGCGGCACTTAAAGGTTTAGGGATTGTTTTGTTGCCGACTTTTATTATTGGGGATGAGTTGAAAACGGGGAGTCTGGTACAAGTTTTACCGGATTATTTTGGGTTAGAGCTTTTTGTTTATGTGATTTATCCGACTAATCGTCATCTTTCGATTAAGATTCAGTTATTTACTGAGTTTGTTAAGGGTGTTTTTGGTGAGCAGTCTTGTTGGGGTTTTGATGTTGTGTAG
- a CDS encoding CDGSH iron-sulfur domain-containing protein, translated as MSEPIIVDKKPVVLELEAGDYWWCSCGNSKNQPYCDGGHKGTDFVPVKFTLEEAKKVALCLCKKTNNSPLCDGTHAKL; from the coding sequence ATGTCTGAACCGATTATTGTTGACAAAAAACCTGTGGTATTAGAACTAGAAGCCGGTGATTATTGGTGGTGTAGTTGCGGCAATTCTAAAAATCAACCCTATTGTGATGGAGGGCATAAAGGAACAGATTTTGTTCCTGTAAAATTTACGCTTGAAGAAGCCAAAAAAGTTGCTTTATGTTTATGTAAAAAAACGAATAATTCTCCTTTGTGTGATGGAACTCACGCTAAGTTATAA
- a CDS encoding FAD-dependent oxidoreductase has product MKKNDIRRFIRLNTFSRLTLPIILLSQSILPATALNKNHIKPDETVNCEILIVGGGLAGVASAYESLLAGRTVCLTEITDWVGGQITSQGTSALDEGEKQRSLNYFPRGYQILRSGIERLYGQLNPGNCWVSHSCFIPKDAQQILFQELQWAARQGNGQLKWFPSTVVKELEISADGDQINGVMAIQHTPKPGQPPINSFPLSKIYQDAYRYEDSPQLSKKVIHFVPKTPLRKGPADWYVIEATETGEVIALADVPYRLGLDPRSALNPSSPTDTSNPYCTQGFTYTFAMEQTKTPVFQEEPPFYAKYKAYYGYDPNPSKANFDYVFTYRRIWNPTPGKLMQFGGVKFTEPMPGDISMQNWEWGNDYRPGTSLDNLIYSRQQLQETGQLKSGNWMGGLRQETLRKGEEHALGYYYWLVEGTTDSQLGDGVKKPYPNHILLKGLDSPMGTLHGLSKYPYIREARRIIGRFSGDYPDGFAINELDISAKDYFNIHYRDAIPMSMYYDVWRQVTRLEIFTKGVQPISQMQYTRRTSATPFADGVGITQYSMDFHPCMANSPPEAPGNREREDVRWGYAPTYPAQIPLRAMIPQKIDNLLVAGKTIATSHIAAAAFRVQSFEWAVGAAAGTTADFALKKGIFPYQLVEDNSEHSSDLLELRQKLENNGNPTHFPEYELGRK; this is encoded by the coding sequence ATGAAAAAAAACGATATTAGACGATTTATTCGTCTGAATACTTTCTCACGACTCACACTGCCTATTATTTTATTAAGTCAATCCATTTTACCAGCCACCGCATTAAATAAAAATCATATAAAGCCAGATGAAACAGTAAACTGTGAAATTCTGATCGTTGGAGGCGGATTAGCTGGTGTGGCTAGTGCTTATGAAAGTTTACTTGCTGGTCGTACCGTTTGTTTAACGGAGATTACAGACTGGGTAGGCGGGCAAATTACGTCTCAGGGGACTTCGGCGCTTGATGAAGGAGAAAAACAACGCTCTCTGAATTATTTTCCTCGCGGCTATCAAATTCTTCGCAGTGGTATTGAGCGATTGTATGGTCAACTTAATCCTGGCAATTGTTGGGTTAGTCACAGTTGTTTTATCCCTAAAGATGCTCAACAAATTCTCTTTCAAGAATTACAGTGGGCTGCCAGACAAGGTAATGGTCAACTGAAATGGTTTCCTTCGACGGTAGTTAAAGAATTAGAAATCTCTGCTGATGGTGATCAGATTAACGGAGTGATGGCTATTCAACATACCCCTAAACCCGGTCAACCTCCTATTAATAGCTTTCCTCTGTCGAAAATCTATCAAGATGCTTACCGTTATGAAGATTCTCCTCAATTAAGTAAAAAAGTCATCCACTTTGTGCCTAAAACGCCCTTAAGAAAGGGCCCGGCCGATTGGTATGTTATAGAAGCGACAGAAACCGGAGAAGTGATTGCTTTAGCGGATGTTCCTTATCGTTTGGGACTTGATCCGCGTTCGGCTTTAAATCCTTCCTCGCCGACAGATACCAGCAATCCTTATTGTACCCAAGGCTTTACCTACACCTTTGCGATGGAGCAAACGAAAACTCCTGTTTTCCAAGAAGAACCTCCGTTTTATGCCAAATATAAAGCTTATTACGGTTATGACCCTAATCCATCCAAGGCGAATTTTGATTACGTTTTTACCTATCGACGCATTTGGAACCCCACGCCAGGGAAATTGATGCAATTTGGAGGGGTGAAGTTTACTGAACCTATGCCAGGGGATATCTCGATGCAGAATTGGGAATGGGGTAATGATTATCGTCCTGGCACTTCTCTTGATAATCTGATTTATAGCCGACAACAGTTACAAGAAACCGGACAACTAAAATCTGGCAATTGGATGGGCGGCTTACGCCAAGAAACTCTCCGCAAAGGTGAAGAACACGCTCTTGGTTATTACTATTGGTTAGTAGAAGGAACCACAGATTCTCAGTTAGGAGATGGTGTTAAAAAACCTTATCCTAATCATATTCTGCTTAAAGGTTTAGATTCTCCGATGGGAACTCTACATGGATTATCTAAGTACCCTTATATTCGGGAAGCAAGGCGAATTATTGGGCGTTTTTCTGGGGATTATCCCGACGGATTTGCTATTAATGAACTGGATATCTCAGCAAAGGACTACTTTAATATTCATTATCGGGATGCTATTCCTATGAGTATGTATTACGATGTTTGGCGGCAAGTGACGCGCTTAGAGATTTTTACTAAAGGAGTGCAGCCGATTTCTCAAATGCAATATACTCGACGCACCAGCGCAACGCCTTTTGCTGATGGAGTGGGGATTACTCAATATAGTATGGATTTTCATCCCTGTATGGCCAATTCTCCTCCTGAAGCACCCGGAAATCGAGAACGAGAAGATGTGCGTTGGGGTTATGCTCCGACTTATCCGGCTCAAATTCCTTTAAGGGCTATGATTCCTCAAAAGATTGATAATTTGTTGGTAGCGGGGAAAACGATTGCTACTAGCCATATTGCGGCGGCGGCTTTTCGGGTTCAATCTTTTGAATGGGCTGTTGGGGCGGCTGCCGGAACGACCGCAGATTTTGCGTTAAAAAAAGGTATTTTCCCTTATCAGTTGGTAGAAGATAATTCTGAGCATAGTTCGGATTTATTGGAGTTAAGACAAAAGTTAGAAAATAATGGTAATCCTACTCATTTTCCTGAGTATGAATTGGGTAGAAAATAA